One Roseimaritima multifibrata DNA window includes the following coding sequences:
- a CDS encoding DUF3467 domain-containing protein: MSEDSNPENPSPEPTPDGSHLRARIPDHIAGGTFSSGAIVMTGPSEFVIDFLQTIGRPHRVACRVVLPHPVLPQFITALKTNIELYEKRFGPAPKPLTPPNDGRRPTPQEIYDDLKLPDEVLSGSYSNGVMIGHGANEFSLDFLTSFFPQSAVSARIYLAAGQVPRFLDSLENAAKQLQQRQQQQNIDPSPPFLPSQDDDSSPEDPTDTDNPPQDPPPEDPPAGSGGSGGIWV; the protein is encoded by the coding sequence ATGAGCGAAGATTCAAACCCCGAAAATCCTTCACCGGAACCGACCCCCGATGGATCCCACCTGCGGGCCAGGATTCCTGACCACATCGCCGGAGGCACGTTCAGCTCCGGTGCGATCGTGATGACCGGGCCTAGCGAGTTCGTCATCGATTTCCTGCAAACGATCGGTCGCCCCCATCGGGTTGCTTGCCGTGTCGTGCTGCCGCATCCGGTTCTGCCGCAGTTCATCACCGCGCTGAAAACGAATATCGAACTGTACGAAAAACGCTTCGGGCCGGCTCCGAAACCGTTGACGCCCCCCAATGATGGGCGCCGACCAACGCCGCAAGAGATCTACGACGACCTGAAACTCCCTGATGAAGTCCTCAGTGGATCTTATTCAAACGGAGTGATGATCGGACACGGTGCAAATGAGTTCAGCCTCGATTTCCTAACCAGCTTCTTCCCTCAATCGGCAGTCAGCGCCAGAATCTATTTGGCTGCGGGACAGGTTCCTCGCTTCCTCGATTCACTCGAGAACGCTGCAAAACAACTCCAGCAACGACAGCAGCAACAAAACATCGATCCAAGCCCACCATTTTTACCTTCTCAGGATGACGATTCATCCCCTGAGGATCCTACCGATACGGACAATCCACCACAGGACCCACCGCCTGAAGATCCGCCAGCGGGGAGCGGGGGAAGTGGAGGGATCTGGGTGTGA
- a CDS encoding bL17 family ribosomal protein produces the protein MRHRRRGRVLGRSPSHRKALFKNMASALFLTERDAELDDNAPKVKGRIITTVHKAKEVRPLVEKCITIAKKSLTAQSESEQFGTTAERGSDEYKQWRKSENWKKWADTRAPMITARRRCLQLLGDKQAVSILFDTIAERYTDRPGGYTRVVRLAKPRLGDAGQRAILELVGVSDNSNSERPTFDDDEAGSEETVAAGASEGSEDSKE, from the coding sequence ATGCGTCACAGACGACGAGGCCGGGTTTTGGGCCGTAGCCCAAGCCACCGCAAGGCACTGTTCAAGAACATGGCCAGCGCGCTGTTCCTGACCGAACGCGATGCCGAATTGGACGATAACGCTCCCAAGGTTAAAGGCCGGATCATCACGACCGTCCATAAAGCCAAGGAAGTTCGTCCGTTGGTTGAAAAATGTATCACCATCGCGAAAAAATCGCTTACCGCACAATCCGAATCGGAACAGTTTGGCACGACCGCCGAACGCGGTAGTGACGAGTACAAGCAATGGCGGAAAAGCGAAAATTGGAAAAAATGGGCGGATACCCGCGCTCCAATGATCACCGCTCGCCGCCGCTGCCTCCAATTGCTTGGCGACAAGCAAGCGGTCAGCATCCTGTTTGACACCATCGCCGAACGTTATACCGATCGCCCGGGTGGATACACCCGAGTCGTTCGCCTTGCCAAACCCCGTTTGGGTGACGCAGGTCAACGAGCCATCCTTGAATTGGTTGGTGTGAGCGATAACTCAAACAGCGAACGCCCAACTTTTGACGATGACGAAGCGGGTTCGGAAGAAACCGTCGCCGCCGGAGCCAGCGAAGGTTCGGAAGACTCGAAAGAGTAG
- a CDS encoding PVC-type heme-binding CxxCH protein, with product MPHPGSLVNTLALTLALSFPAASVLAQPASFSFQNNDRVVFLGDGLIEQAQYSGWIETALTASASDKTLTFRNLGWNGDTPAGDSRFGLSLVQAGHAPADEGWKQLQAQLELTQPNVLIIGYGMASSLEGGPDGIAKFISDYKRLLETARKISPDVRFVLLSPLNRTDKVPHAQTLVAYSEAIQKLAAQQDATFIDLSGAANDSKLRQDPIHLNSDGYRQIANVIDKSLTGGEANWQESPNTDALRQTILRKNTWWFHRSRPANMAYVFGFRKREQGQNAVEIPRFDKLIEKEEELIAQLSLLQNAAIQMPPKQTESQYAEFQAQPTPEFTIADDWEVTLWAENPQLNKPIHMNFDPQGRLWVASSEAYPMIEVGQSAPDKILVLEDTNGDGKADKSTTFADGLLIPTGIAPGDGGVYVAQSTDLLFLEDTDNDGKADRRTRTLSGFGTEDTHHNLHTLQWGVDGRLYMNQSVYTRTDTETPHGVVRLKAGGGFMLDTDRKQMNILFRGLWNAWGHQFDAYGQSFLTDGAGFQGIAWAFPGAAFNPIPRGRRVLDLISPGSYPKFASGEIVYGPSFPADWQGSMVTCDFRANRVTRFDIASQDAGFVTSQAPDLLRTSASTFRPIDIKQGPDGALYIADWSNPIINHGEVDFRDPRRDRWHGRIWRMRWKGAPEAKPRVDLAQLSTPVLLDNLLSEDRYVRDQSRRVLSERETSDISAALTTWLTTQESPEAKLQALWLRQTHRSVDRELLDELLAAEDPRIQAAAVRVLADWSLPSGSDAPLLGSDDNPLDRFRPLVAAAHPRVRLEAIRGLAGFESAAASLLALKGLEHPMDRFLQFALAQLVDDNSQPIMNAIESQEWSTEGSQAAARLEFVLTNIAPAQAENFLQSYLAANPMPSDGSGPWIELIGSAGGPAQLDKLLTQTAEGGFNSGATVRALTALTSAQRLKKRRPSKNLGRIGSLLKSKDPVVQKAAISLAGAWRLKGQIPPIAAFAAADSQETGLRLEAIAALQSIGEGEGIAKLAELTESTTGEVQTAAILSLAALAPQQAAPLFFSQLSETEDEAAATALWRRALSSQEAGKILAQAIPQDGLPEHALRAGVRAAQQSGRPEEALLAVLEPRIGQAMTAAEWSPKQIAALIEKVQTKGDPHRGEAIYWREKLQCVNCHAIGGVGGRVGPDMTSLGASAPADYIVESLFAPDAKIKEGFHSIVVATEDGLVVTGVKVENTGEELVLRDATNKLVRIPTADIIAKQAGRSLMPVGVVDRLSAEEQIDLIRFLTELGKPGRFDSSRGGVARVTEVLAGTHRVEQEGIQRILDGAPGLKWQPVLTRVDGTLTAAQLKAATVHPSRMSLIHAYIRTEMSVSEPGIAKFTIAGATHVTAWIDGVEIPQLANPEGSKEKNIQFEKDLSGGTHTLLLRLDARELPETLQIRSSDVTFAVE from the coding sequence ATGCCTCACCCAGGTTCTTTAGTTAACACGCTGGCGCTGACTCTTGCGTTGAGCTTTCCCGCCGCGTCTGTGCTTGCTCAGCCGGCTTCGTTCTCCTTCCAGAATAACGATCGCGTCGTCTTTCTTGGCGATGGCTTGATCGAACAAGCTCAATATTCGGGCTGGATTGAAACCGCTCTGACGGCTTCGGCAAGTGACAAAACGCTGACATTCCGAAACCTGGGCTGGAATGGAGACACCCCCGCGGGCGATTCCCGCTTTGGACTTAGCTTGGTCCAAGCCGGTCACGCCCCCGCTGACGAAGGCTGGAAACAACTACAAGCTCAGCTAGAACTGACCCAACCAAACGTCCTGATCATCGGCTACGGGATGGCCAGTTCCCTCGAAGGAGGGCCCGATGGCATCGCCAAATTCATCAGCGACTACAAACGACTGTTGGAAACGGCCCGGAAAATCTCGCCGGACGTTCGCTTTGTTTTGCTTTCTCCTTTGAACCGAACCGACAAGGTTCCGCACGCCCAGACCCTTGTGGCGTACTCCGAAGCGATCCAAAAACTTGCCGCCCAGCAAGATGCAACCTTTATTGACCTATCCGGCGCGGCGAACGATTCCAAACTTCGCCAAGATCCGATTCATCTGAATTCGGACGGGTACCGGCAGATCGCCAACGTCATCGACAAATCCCTGACCGGTGGCGAAGCAAACTGGCAGGAGAGCCCGAACACCGACGCGCTGCGTCAAACGATTCTGCGAAAGAATACCTGGTGGTTCCACCGTTCACGCCCGGCCAACATGGCTTACGTGTTTGGATTCCGAAAACGCGAACAGGGGCAAAACGCTGTCGAAATCCCACGTTTCGATAAACTAATCGAGAAAGAAGAAGAGCTGATTGCTCAGCTGAGTTTGCTGCAAAACGCTGCGATTCAGATGCCTCCGAAACAAACCGAATCGCAATATGCTGAATTCCAGGCTCAACCGACGCCCGAATTCACGATCGCCGACGACTGGGAAGTCACTTTGTGGGCCGAGAACCCGCAATTGAACAAACCGATTCACATGAACTTTGACCCCCAAGGTCGGCTGTGGGTCGCCAGTAGCGAAGCCTATCCGATGATCGAAGTCGGCCAATCGGCTCCGGACAAAATTTTGGTACTGGAAGATACCAACGGCGACGGCAAAGCGGACAAATCGACCACGTTTGCCGACGGGCTGCTGATCCCGACCGGAATCGCCCCTGGCGACGGTGGCGTTTATGTTGCTCAGTCAACCGATTTGTTGTTTTTAGAGGATACCGATAACGACGGCAAAGCCGACCGCAGGACGCGAACCCTCAGCGGTTTTGGCACCGAGGACACCCACCACAACCTGCACACGTTGCAGTGGGGCGTCGACGGCCGGCTGTACATGAATCAGTCGGTTTACACGCGAACGGACACGGAAACGCCGCATGGTGTGGTCCGCTTGAAAGCAGGTGGTGGGTTCATGCTGGACACCGATCGAAAACAGATGAACATCCTGTTCCGCGGTTTATGGAACGCCTGGGGGCACCAATTTGATGCCTACGGGCAATCCTTCCTGACCGACGGTGCTGGTTTTCAAGGAATTGCCTGGGCTTTTCCGGGAGCAGCGTTTAATCCGATCCCACGCGGACGCCGCGTTCTGGACTTGATCAGCCCCGGCAGTTACCCCAAATTTGCTTCGGGCGAAATCGTCTACGGGCCAAGTTTCCCTGCCGATTGGCAAGGGTCGATGGTGACCTGTGACTTCCGAGCCAACCGAGTCACCCGGTTCGACATCGCCTCACAAGATGCCGGTTTTGTGACTTCGCAGGCCCCCGACCTGTTGCGCACCTCGGCCAGCACGTTCCGTCCGATCGACATCAAACAAGGTCCAGACGGGGCTTTGTATATCGCTGACTGGTCCAATCCGATCATCAATCATGGCGAAGTCGATTTCCGCGACCCACGCCGTGACCGTTGGCATGGACGCATTTGGCGTATGCGATGGAAAGGGGCTCCTGAGGCAAAACCTCGCGTCGACCTTGCTCAACTGTCGACCCCCGTGCTCCTCGATAACCTTTTATCCGAAGACCGATATGTTCGCGATCAATCTCGACGGGTCCTCAGCGAGCGAGAAACGTCGGATATTTCCGCTGCACTAACGACCTGGCTGACCACCCAGGAAAGTCCTGAAGCGAAACTGCAGGCTCTGTGGCTCCGCCAGACGCATCGCTCGGTCGATCGCGAATTGCTGGACGAACTACTGGCTGCCGAAGATCCAAGGATCCAAGCCGCTGCGGTTCGCGTCCTCGCCGACTGGTCGCTTCCCTCGGGATCCGACGCTCCTTTGCTGGGTTCGGACGACAATCCGCTTGATCGATTCCGCCCGTTGGTGGCCGCGGCACATCCACGCGTTCGTTTAGAAGCGATTCGTGGTCTGGCAGGTTTCGAAAGTGCCGCTGCATCGTTGTTGGCCCTCAAAGGCCTTGAACATCCGATGGACCGTTTCCTGCAGTTTGCGTTGGCTCAGTTGGTCGACGACAACTCTCAACCGATCATGAACGCGATTGAATCCCAAGAATGGTCGACCGAAGGATCCCAGGCGGCGGCTCGACTGGAATTTGTTCTGACCAACATCGCTCCCGCTCAAGCAGAGAATTTCCTGCAAAGCTATTTGGCAGCCAATCCAATGCCAAGCGATGGTTCGGGCCCCTGGATCGAACTGATCGGTTCAGCAGGCGGACCGGCTCAGCTGGACAAATTGCTGACTCAGACGGCCGAAGGCGGCTTCAACAGTGGGGCAACGGTCCGAGCGTTGACTGCACTAACGTCGGCTCAGCGATTAAAGAAACGACGTCCAAGCAAGAACCTTGGACGCATCGGCAGTTTGCTGAAATCAAAAGACCCTGTCGTTCAAAAGGCTGCGATTTCACTTGCTGGGGCTTGGCGTCTGAAGGGGCAGATCCCTCCGATCGCGGCGTTCGCTGCAGCGGATTCCCAGGAAACCGGACTGCGGCTGGAAGCGATCGCAGCCCTTCAGTCGATCGGTGAAGGGGAGGGCATCGCCAAACTGGCTGAACTGACGGAATCGACCACCGGCGAAGTCCAAACAGCAGCGATCCTCTCGCTTGCGGCGCTGGCTCCACAGCAAGCGGCGCCGCTATTTTTCAGTCAATTAAGTGAAACCGAAGACGAAGCGGCCGCAACCGCGCTTTGGCGGCGAGCCCTCAGCAGTCAGGAAGCGGGCAAAATCCTTGCTCAGGCGATCCCCCAGGACGGCCTTCCCGAACATGCACTGCGAGCCGGCGTCAGAGCGGCGCAGCAAAGCGGACGCCCGGAGGAAGCATTGCTGGCGGTCCTGGAACCTCGCATTGGTCAAGCAATGACCGCCGCGGAATGGTCCCCCAAGCAAATCGCTGCTTTGATCGAAAAAGTCCAGACCAAGGGTGACCCTCACCGAGGTGAAGCGATTTACTGGCGCGAGAAACTGCAGTGCGTCAACTGCCACGCGATCGGTGGCGTCGGCGGCCGAGTCGGCCCCGACATGACCAGCCTGGGTGCCAGTGCACCAGCCGACTACATCGTTGAATCGCTATTTGCTCCGGATGCCAAGATCAAAGAGGGCTTCCATTCGATCGTCGTCGCCACCGAGGATGGCTTGGTGGTTACCGGCGTCAAAGTCGAAAACACCGGCGAAGAACTGGTCCTCAGGGACGCGACCAATAAACTGGTCCGCATCCCGACCGCCGATATCATCGCGAAACAGGCCGGTCGTTCCTTGATGCCTGTCGGCGTTGTCGACCGTCTGTCTGCCGAGGAACAGATCGATTTGATTCGTTTTTTAACGGAGCTAGGCAAACCGGGGCGTTTCGATTCCAGCCGTGGCGGCGTCGCTCGGGTAACCGAGGTCCTTGCCGGCACGCACCGAGTCGAACAGGAGGGGATCCAGCGGATTCTTGACGGAGCCCCTGGATTGAAGTGGCAACCGGTACTGACCCGCGTTGACGGGACCCTCACGGCCGCTCAGTTAAAAGCCGCGACCGTGCACCCGAGCCGAATGTCCCTGATTCACGCGTATATTCGTACGGAAATGAGCGTTAGCGAGCCTGGGATCGCGAAATTTACGATCGCTGGAGCGACGCATGTTACGGCCTGGATCGATGGCGTGGAAATCCCGCAGCTTGCCAATCCAGAAGGTTCAAAAGAAAAAAACATTCAATTCGAAAAAGATCTTTCGGGGGGAACGCACACTCTTTTGCTCCGTTTGGATGCTCGCGAGCTTCCAGAAACCCTGCAAATTCGTTCATCAGACGTCACATTTGCAGTCGAATAG
- the rpsK gene encoding 30S ribosomal protein S11, with protein sequence MAKTNKKKRVRRNVLAGVAHIHATFNNTSVTITDPKGDTLCWSTAGTCGFKGSRKSTPFAGQCAAQQAAEKALKFGMKDVEVRVKGPGSGRESAITSLQAAGLNVKLIEEVTPIPHNGCRPRKKRRV encoded by the coding sequence GTGGCAAAAACAAACAAAAAGAAACGCGTACGTCGCAATGTCCTTGCCGGCGTAGCTCATATTCACGCAACCTTCAACAACACTTCGGTGACCATCACCGATCCCAAAGGGGATACCTTGTGTTGGTCGACGGCTGGGACCTGTGGCTTCAAAGGAAGCCGCAAGAGCACTCCGTTTGCTGGACAGTGTGCCGCACAACAAGCTGCCGAAAAGGCACTCAAGTTTGGCATGAAGGATGTAGAAGTACGAGTCAAAGGTCCTGGGTCGGGACGTGAAAGTGCAATCACTTCGCTTCAAGCCGCTGGTTTGAACGTCAAGTTGATTGAAGAAGTCACACCGATCCCGCATAACGGCTGCCGACCGCGTAAAAAGCGACGCGTCTAG
- the rpsM gene encoding 30S ribosomal protein S13, which translates to MGVDIPNDKQIQYSLTYLYGVGLHTAREACEKLDIDPTRPARDLGEDEVSRLAALLERDYTVEGPLRRQLTQNISRLREVKCYRGIRHRVGLPVRGQRTKTNARTRKGPRKTVAGKKGVKDLR; encoded by the coding sequence ATGGGCGTCGACATCCCCAACGACAAACAAATTCAATATTCACTGACTTACTTGTACGGTGTCGGGCTGCATACAGCTCGTGAAGCGTGCGAGAAGTTGGATATTGATCCAACTCGTCCCGCCCGTGATTTGGGTGAAGACGAAGTAAGTCGATTGGCGGCATTACTGGAACGTGATTATACGGTCGAGGGACCACTGCGTCGCCAGTTGACCCAAAACATCTCGCGGCTACGCGAAGTCAAATGCTACCGCGGAATCCGACACCGAGTTGGTTTGCCGGTCCGTGGGCAACGCACGAAAACCAATGCCCGAACTCGGAAAGGCCCTCGCAAGACGGTCGCCGGGAAAAAGGGCGTCAAAGATTTGCGTTAG
- a CDS encoding MarC family protein has protein sequence MNWEDVASATLTLVLIMDPLGNVPVFHAVLSQVPAERRIKVLTRELGIAFIILLGFLLTGNFLLAFLGLTQPSLNIAGGVLLFIISLRMIFPGRHEASEETESDEPFIVPLAVPLIAGPSTIAVLLLLSSNQPEKLLEWGIALCIAWLGTTILLVASPRIMQRIGNRGARAMERLMGMILVILATQMLLDGIRDFITSLSI, from the coding sequence ATGAACTGGGAAGACGTAGCCTCCGCCACTTTGACGCTTGTTTTGATCATGGATCCGCTGGGAAACGTGCCGGTCTTTCATGCCGTGTTGTCTCAGGTCCCCGCAGAGCGACGCATCAAAGTCCTGACTCGCGAGCTGGGGATTGCGTTCATTATCCTGCTCGGTTTTTTGCTGACAGGAAATTTCCTTCTTGCTTTCCTAGGGCTAACGCAGCCCTCGCTTAACATCGCAGGGGGAGTTTTACTGTTCATTATCTCGCTGCGGATGATCTTTCCTGGGCGGCACGAAGCGAGCGAGGAAACTGAATCCGACGAGCCTTTCATTGTGCCGCTGGCGGTACCGTTGATAGCCGGACCGTCAACGATCGCCGTGCTCCTTCTGTTAAGTTCCAATCAGCCCGAGAAATTGCTGGAATGGGGCATCGCCCTCTGTATCGCGTGGCTTGGCACGACCATTCTGCTGGTCGCATCGCCAAGGATCATGCAACGAATCGGCAACCGAGGGGCTCGAGCGATGGAGCGTCTGATGGGAATGATTTTGGTCATCCTAGCGACTCAAATGCTGTTAGACGGAATCCGTGATTTCATTACCAGCCTGTCGATCTAG
- a CDS encoding Maf family protein, producing MSDTNLFADLPRGTVASGLNLILASGSPRRAALLRAAGYDFDVQPADDEVECGICSRETPPEMVARLAFRKAADVAQHHPSALILAADTVASCHGKILGKPENRKHAEEMLRLLRGRPHAVFTGICLWNTQSSQGVVEVCHTELTMDAVSDSQLNEYLDTRLWEGKAGAFGYQDGVDWLRVTKGSETNVVGLPMERLAEILDQFQQIAQPLGA from the coding sequence GTGAGCGATACCAATTTGTTTGCCGATTTGCCGCGTGGAACGGTCGCTTCGGGACTGAACCTGATCCTTGCCAGCGGTTCCCCACGTCGCGCGGCACTGCTTCGCGCGGCCGGATATGATTTTGACGTCCAGCCTGCGGACGATGAAGTCGAATGCGGAATATGCAGCCGTGAAACGCCGCCCGAAATGGTCGCCCGCTTAGCTTTTCGCAAAGCGGCCGACGTTGCCCAACACCACCCATCGGCTTTGATCCTGGCAGCCGACACCGTTGCCAGCTGCCACGGCAAAATTTTGGGCAAACCAGAAAACCGCAAACACGCCGAGGAAATGTTACGCCTGCTGCGCGGCCGACCTCATGCCGTCTTTACCGGTATCTGCCTTTGGAATACGCAAAGCAGCCAAGGGGTCGTGGAGGTCTGCCACACCGAATTGACCATGGATGCCGTTAGCGATTCCCAGCTGAACGAATATTTGGACACTCGGCTATGGGAGGGCAAAGCGGGCGCGTTTGGATACCAAGATGGCGTCGATTGGTTGCGGGTGACCAAGGGGAGCGAAACCAATGTCGTCGGTCTCCCAATGGAACGGTTAGCAGAGATCCTCGATCAGTTCCAGCAGATTGCTCAGCCGCTAGGGGCGTAG
- a CDS encoding biotin--[acetyl-CoA-carboxylase] ligase, with the protein MDTDANEPSSRLQCQGTVDPLGVQAIRQILANGICQTAAYHEATSSTNTWALNESVEADSLPRLVVADSQTAGRGRLGRNWHSDQGTLTFSLRVSATALNLSSAVSPMIALAAGMGVADAIEHRLAPLRVQLKWPNDVYLGNRKIAGILVEATGPKAERVVVGVGINIDTRFEQAAEPLSATATSLSEAATTGLTRYELLPSVVQQIVARINQLNQQTSEFLDEYRTRCYLTGKTIRIERPDRIFTGTVQGVATDGGLTVVTPTGPETIYSGVIEILAAK; encoded by the coding sequence ATGGACACGGACGCTAACGAACCTTCCTCACGTCTACAGTGTCAAGGAACGGTCGATCCACTTGGAGTGCAGGCGATCCGGCAGATCCTCGCTAATGGAATCTGCCAAACCGCCGCTTACCACGAAGCGACTTCTTCTACCAATACATGGGCACTGAACGAATCCGTCGAAGCCGATTCGTTGCCACGATTAGTCGTCGCGGACAGCCAGACCGCCGGCCGCGGACGACTGGGACGCAACTGGCATTCGGATCAAGGGACGCTGACGTTCTCGCTGCGAGTTTCGGCAACCGCACTGAATCTGTCGTCAGCGGTTAGCCCGATGATCGCCTTAGCCGCGGGGATGGGCGTCGCCGACGCTATCGAGCACCGTCTAGCTCCGCTGCGGGTGCAACTGAAATGGCCCAATGACGTTTATCTGGGAAACCGTAAGATTGCCGGGATCCTGGTCGAAGCGACTGGCCCCAAAGCCGAACGCGTCGTGGTCGGAGTCGGCATCAATATCGATACGCGATTCGAGCAAGCGGCTGAGCCGTTATCCGCGACGGCAACGTCTCTATCCGAAGCCGCAACCACGGGGCTTACGCGATACGAGCTACTCCCTTCGGTCGTGCAGCAAATCGTTGCTAGAATCAACCAACTGAATCAGCAGACTAGCGAATTTTTGGATGAATACCGCACACGCTGCTACCTAACGGGGAAAACGATTCGGATCGAACGCCCCGACCGGATCTTCACCGGCACCGTGCAGGGAGTGGCTACCGATGGCGGCCTAACCGTCGTGACCCCAACAGGGCCAGAAACCATCTATTCTGGTGTCATTGAAATCCTCGCCGCGAAGTAA
- a CDS encoding DNA-directed RNA polymerase subunit alpha — translation MHIRWRGMELPSTVEADADTMSSTYGKFIAEPFERGFGTSVGNSLRRVLLSSLQGSAVTQIKIRGAQHEFTTIPGVLEDVTDIVLNVKSLVVKNNSEATRVITLEANKAGVLTGADVQVDSDVEIINKNHVLATLTEDVPFMMEMVVENGRGYVSATEHSTGDHEIGIIPIDAVYSPITRVRYEVEETRVGQKTNYDKLTLEISTDGSISPELALVESSKVLRKHLNPFVQYRELGPSIFSASRGGAGSAEAQLDAKLNMTLGDLKLSVRANNCLESEDIQTVRDLVQRNEDQLLEVRNFGETTLNEVREKLAQYGLHLGMRVPNSSGAMP, via the coding sequence ATGCATATTCGATGGCGTGGAATGGAATTGCCCAGCACTGTCGAAGCCGACGCCGATACGATGTCGAGCACGTACGGCAAATTCATTGCCGAGCCGTTCGAACGCGGTTTTGGTACAAGTGTTGGAAATAGCCTACGACGAGTTCTCCTGTCCAGTTTGCAGGGGAGTGCTGTTACCCAGATCAAAATCCGTGGTGCACAGCACGAATTCACGACTATCCCAGGCGTTTTGGAAGATGTCACCGACATCGTCCTGAATGTGAAAAGCTTGGTCGTTAAGAACAACAGCGAAGCGACCCGCGTCATCACGTTGGAAGCGAACAAAGCCGGCGTTCTGACCGGTGCCGACGTTCAGGTCGACTCGGATGTGGAAATCATTAACAAGAACCACGTCCTAGCCACCCTGACCGAAGACGTTCCTTTCATGATGGAAATGGTCGTCGAGAACGGTCGTGGTTACGTTTCGGCAACGGAACATAGCACCGGCGATCACGAAATTGGCATCATCCCAATCGATGCCGTATACAGTCCAATCACACGAGTTCGCTACGAAGTCGAAGAGACTCGCGTTGGACAAAAAACCAACTACGATAAACTGACCCTGGAAATTTCGACCGACGGATCCATCTCTCCTGAGCTGGCCCTGGTGGAATCTTCCAAAGTCCTTCGCAAGCATCTGAATCCTTTTGTTCAGTATCGCGAGCTTGGACCAAGCATCTTCTCCGCTTCACGCGGTGGTGCTGGATCAGCCGAAGCTCAACTGGATGCCAAACTGAACATGACACTGGGCGACCTTAAACTGTCGGTCCGTGCCAATAACTGCTTGGAATCCGAAGATATTCAGACCGTTCGCGATCTGGTTCAACGCAACGAAGACCAATTGCTGGAAGTCCGCAACTTTGGTGAAACGACTTTGAACGAAGTTCGCGAAAAATTGGCTCAATATGGCCTGCACCTGGGAATGCGAGTTCCCAACAGCAGCGGCGCGATGCCTTAA